The Castanea sativa cultivar Marrone di Chiusa Pesio chromosome 11, ASM4071231v1 genome contains a region encoding:
- the LOC142617851 gene encoding O-fucosyltransferase 20: MAKSKCSNNRKVSYISVPSQIINSLSATSLQSLLLSPKKSSKQHLRFFSYKSPRLWFFLLFLFGFIGMLKLGYNLDPVIPFHPYPCATNEAKDLNSNGYSKPELAVASGGNVEKVEILNGISESQPLISNGSAKSEVGIGPDSESEFWKQPDGLGYKPCLVFSRDYRRASEGLVKDRSKYLMVVVSGGMNQQRNQIVDAVVIARILGAALVVPILQVNIIWGDESEFSDIFDLEHFKRVLADDVRIVSALPSTHLMTKPVESSPLPHATPQWIRGHYLRRFNREGVLLLRSLDSRLTKDLPSDLQKLKCKVAFHALRFAPPILELGNKLAERMRSKGPYLALHLRMEKDVWVRTGCLPGLSHEYDEIVNNERKQRPELLTAKSKMTYHERKLAGLCPLNALEVTRLLKALGAPKNARIYWAGGQPLGGKEALLPLTQEFPYFYNKEDLALPGELEPFANRASLMAAIDYIVSENSDVFMPSHGGNMGHAIQGHRAFAGHKKHITPNKRQMPPYFLNSSLSEAEFNSIIKELHYESLGQPELRTNKGGRDVTKYPVPECMCNDSHTHTN, translated from the exons ATGGCAAAGTCAAAGTGCAGCAACAACAGGAAGGTCTCTTACATTTCAGTCCCATCACAGATAATCAACTCTTTGTCAGCCACTTCTCTTCAATCCCTTCTTCTCTCACCCAAGAAATCCTCCAAGCAACACTTGAGGTTCTTCAGCTACAAAAGCCCAAGACTATggtttttccttctctttctctttggcTTCATTGGCATGTTGAAGTTGGGCTACAATCTAGACCCTGTGATCCCATTTCATCCATATCCATGTGCTACAAATGAAGCAAAGGACTTAAACTCAAATGGGTATTCAAAGCCTGAGCTGGCTGTTGCATCTGGAGGAAATGTTGAGAAAGTTGAGATTTTGAATGGTATTAGTGAATCTCAGCCGTTGATTTCAAATGGGTCTGCAAAATCTGAGGTGGGTATTGGTCCAGACAGTGAGAGTGAGTTTTGGAAGCAGCCAGATGGTTTGGGGTACAAGCCTTGCTTGGTGTTTAGCAGGGATTATAGAAGAGCAAGTGAGGGGCTTGTGAAGGATAGGTCAAAGTATCTAATGGTGGTGGTTTCTGGTGGGATGAATCAGCAGAGGAATCAGATAGTGGATGCTGTGGTCATTGCTAGGATTCTTGGGGCTGCTTTGGTTGTTCCCATCTTGCAAGTCAATATCATTTGGGGTGATGAAAG TGAATTTTCTGATATATTTGATTTGGAGCACTTCAAGAGAGTTCTTGCAGATGATGTGCGAATTGTATCGGCATTGCCATCAACACATCTAATGACAAAGCCGGTCGAGAGTAGTCCTCTACCTCATGCCACACCACAATGGATCCGTGGACATTATCTCAGACGG TTTAACAGAGAAGGGGTTCTGCTGTTACGTAGCTTGGATTCAAGGCTCACTAAGGATCTGCCTTCTGATCTGCAGAAGCTTAAATGCAAG GTTGCTTTTCATGCATTGAGGTTTGCCCCACCAATTTTGGAACTTGGTAACAAGCTTGCAGAGAGGATGCGAAGCAAGGGACCCTACCTTGCTCTTCATTTAAGGATGGAGAAAGATGTATGGGTTAGAACTGGTTGCCTTCCTGGTTTGAGCCATGAGTACGATGAGATAGTGAACAATGAAAGGAAACAACGTCCAGAGCTCCTAACTGCAAAATCAAAAATGACCTACCATGAGCGGAAGCTTGCAGGTCTCTGCCCCTTAAATGCCTTGGAGGTAACCAG GCTGCTTAAAGCTCTTGGAGCCCCAAAAAATGCAAGGATATACTGGGCTGGAGGGCAGCCATTGGGTGGGAAAGAAGCCTTGCTACCATTAACCCAAGAGTTtccttatttttataataaggAAGACCTTGCCTTGCCTGGTGAACTAGAACCATTTGCAAATCGGGCATCTCTTATGGCTGCCATTGATTATATAGTCTCAGAGAACAGTGATGTTTTCATGCCATCTCATGGAGGGAATATGGGCCATGCCATACAG GGACACCGGGCCTTTGCAGGACACAAGAAGCATATAACTCCAAACAAAAGACAGATGCCCCCTTACTTTTTGAACTCTTCTTTATCAGAAGCAGAATTCAACAGCATCATAAAGGAATTACACTATGAATCCTTAGGGCAGCCAGAGCTCAGGACTAATAAAGGGGGAAGGGACGTTACGAAGTATCCTGTCCCTGAGTGTATGTGCAATGATTCACATACTCATACGAACTAG